One genomic window of Cercospora beticola chromosome 5, complete sequence includes the following:
- a CDS encoding uncharacterized protein (antiSMASH:Cluster_3) translates to MSSKNILIVGTGAIGAFYASRLSTVSGTKVSAICRSNFSAIQKNGIRVTSPIFGDTTFRPTYVFASPDEAREVKRKESLLWDYLIVTTKVLGDPSSLAEGLVDDESSLVVFQNGLGIEDPYKKRFPANTILSAVTRTSVSQPTQGHVEHAHWTRTTIGPYAPDSSDQELSQKRVEEFASLLRDAGIPDVDVLSHTGMQFARWHKTAINASINPTSVLAGGCTTQATGVDPELYAHVEGVMREILELAVKVLGAPLPESLPTIEAVLQGVQEDHSGSRPSMWHDWAAGRKVELEAILGNVLRRARDAGVEVPRTQTLYALLRMAQQMRDTSSSAL, encoded by the exons ATGTCTTCCAAGAACATTTTGATCGTTGGCACAGGCGCCATCGGAGCATTTTATGCTTCTCGGCTATCAACAGTGTCAGGCACGAAGGTGTCTGCAATCTGTCGCTCGAACTTCTCGGCGATCCAGAAGAATGGTATCAGAGTCACCAGTCCGATATTCGGCGATACAACTTTCAGACCTACATATGTTTTCGCAAGCCCAGACGAAGCCAGAGaagtgaagaggaaggagagcTTGCTTTGGGACTACTTGATCGTGACGACGAAGGTATTAGGCGATCCGAGCTCTCTGGCTGAAGGTTTGGTCGACGATGAGTCAAGTCTCGTGGTGTTCCAGAATGGTTTGGGCATCGAGGACCCTTACAAGAAGAGATTTCCAGCGAACACCATTCTGAGCGCAGTGACGAG GACATCTGTGTCGCAACCCACACAAGGACATGTAGAGCACGCGCATTGGACTCGCACTACGATAGGACCGTATGCGCCAGACTCTTCTGATCAAGAGCTGAGTCAGAAACGAGTCGAAGAGTTCGCCTCTCTCTTGCGTGATGCCGGGATTCCAGATGTCGACGTGCTCTCGCACACAGGAATGCAATTTGCGCGGTGGCATAAGACAGCGATCAACGCGAGCATCAACCCAACGTCAGTGCTCGCTGGAGGATGCACGACCCAAGCGACCGGCGTGGACCCAGAGTTGTACGCTCATGTAGAAGGTGTGATGCGGGAGATCCTCGAACTTGCCGTGAAGGTATTGGGCGCTCCTCTCCCGGAATCGTTGCCTACGATCGAAGCAGTACTGCAGGGCGTGCAAGAAGACCACAGTGGGAGCAGGCCGAGTATGTGGCATGATTGGGCAGCAGGTCGCAAAGTCGAATTAGAAGCTATCTTGGGAAACGTGCTCAGGCGGGCTCGCGATGCGGGTGTCGAGGTCCCACGTACGCAAACGCTTTATGCTTTGCTCAGGATGGCACAGCAAATGCGCGACACAAGCTCGTCCGCGTTGTGA
- a CDS encoding uncharacterized protein (antiSMASH:Cluster_3), which yields MATENLSEYITLVSSDDFKFVIRRSAANISGAIKRMLDPTNGFRESKEGVCRFDNINGLVLEKVCEYLYYNEKHKNSKDVPDMDIPPELCLELLMAADYLNEKRA from the exons ATGGCTACCGAGAATTTGTCCGAATATATCACGCTGGTATCGAGCGATGACTTCAAGTTCGTGATCCGCCGCTCGGCCGCCAACATCAGCGGCGCCATCAAACGCATGCTGGATCCTACGA ACGGGTTTCGCGAGTCCAAGGAGGGTGTGTGCCGATTTGATAACATCAA CGGCCTAGTACTCGAAAAGGTCTGCGAATACCTCTACTACAACGAGAAGCACAAGAACTCGAAGGATGTTCCGGACATGGACATTCCACCAGAACTCTGCCTCGAACTGCTCATGGCTGCCGACTATTTGAATG AAAAGCGCGCATAG
- a CDS encoding uncharacterized protein (antiSMASH:Cluster_3), whose product MPKYAGVLQYAHPVRLPRRYAALLAILMLYLVLCHLAPAVQHTYKPLDAVQLPVRLQLSREVEKPNITTNLVIASTKAEDISWTNALIPQIPNLKIFRYVSDDPTAEYHPPAAQGREALMYFTYLFDRYEDLADVNIFIHAEEHPWHLDSALWQSMTFALSHLDLSQVLEKRYFNLYTSLKGGRPEGYNTSKTPLQTNNSEEPYMADALRANFGSDVAVPEILLGPCCSQFAVSQDAILSRPREQYEHSMKWLTDTDWPDQLTGRVWEHMWPFLFLRDQAIDQKTEWRALCRMYAVCFKNAGDHQQYQDVWAEVVQLREEIGFGREVLRPWSVRRTRRHLKELTYHLEQSVLEALERGLDEKQRYEAGIDINAS is encoded by the exons ATGCCAAAGTATGCCGGAGTTCTCCAATATGCTCACCCTGTCAGGCTTCCGAGGCGATATGCCGCGTTACTGGCGATACTGATGCTGTATCTGGTGCTCTGCCACCTAGCTCCGGCTGTCCAGCATACATACAAGCCTCTTGATGCAGTCCAGCTGCCAGTCCGCCTTCAGCTCAGCAGAGAAGTCGAAAAACCAAACATCACCACGAATCTCGTGATAGCCAGCACGAAAGCAGAGGACATCTCTTGGACAAATGCTCTAATCCCACAAATTCCGAATCTCAAGATCTTCCGATATGTCAGCGATGACCCTACTGCAGAGTACCATCCTCCAGCAGCCCAAGGACGTGAAGCTCTCATGTACTTCACCTATCTCTTCGACAGATACGAAGACCTTGCAGACGTCAATATCTTCATACATGCCGAAGAACATCCTTGGCATCTCGACAGTGCTCTCTGGCAGTCAATGACATTCGCGTTATCACATCTCGACCTCAGCCAGGTTCTGGAGAAACGTTATTTCAATCTCTATACCAGCTTGAAAGGCGGTCGTCCTGAGGGCTACAACACTTCAAAAACGCCACTCCAGACCAATAACTCGGAAGAGCCATACATGGCTGATGCACTTCGCGCCAACTTTGGAAGTGATGTTGCGGTACCAGAGATCCTTCTTGGCCCATGTTGCTCACAATTTGCTGTGTCCCAAGATGCGATTCTGAGCAGACCTCGCGAGCAGTATGAACACAGTATGAAATGGCTGACAGATACGGACTGGCCGGATCAGCTGACAGGACGCGTCTGG GAACATATGTGGCCATTCCTGTTTCTTCGCGATCAAGCGATAGACCAGAAGACCGAATGGCGAGCGTTGTGTCGAATGTATGCCGTATGTTTCAAGAACGCGGGTGATCATCAACAATACCAAGACGTATGGGCCGAAGTAGTGCAGCTACGTGAGGAGATCGGCTTTGGCCGCGAGGTGCTGAGACCGTGGAGCGTTCGCAGGACCCGACGACACTTGAAGGAGCTGACTTACCACTTGGAGCAGAGTGTTCTCGAAGCACTGGAGCGAGGACTTGACGAGAAACAGCGTTATGAAGCAGGAATAGACATTAATGCATCATAG
- a CDS encoding uncharacterized protein (antiSMASH:Cluster_3), with product MTDQDDHQQTENEMENDDCQIARLREQVSQLKYDNDWLRENNVRLQEQLDQSTQEANENEADFEEEEANEDEAYFEDEEANQDEAYFEDEDYPQVSTITRVRKRFCKIFTRLITGPVRYWQAKRQAKRWNADLGEEVQYDDNDGPEDDRWKPAPEREPEPDHMICDKCISWNALWEQRQKYPQWDPVQSSLDEFWKSPAQYIYISWEDQYTALHKAHALAKQTFWYAFHAHWPEQARAQFGEHWDQVRFGRDEIEKSGLSWAGRPEKTLQMCNATREMTIGSMYSVTSLRNAVCHPSQSLAMRNLDALLCTAENLARILDDKPRVCEIQNLRRGVMIKAIEAYEIIEARTTTPFLKGPPTEGTNLQLRARRAFDAVECAPQTVHDDHPYPYHIQHTLRRIYNDVYHSSPPGDKDYPAVLLQAAKLWKARGFGRGEDDPDYQQRVITSQSWVRDDDRPVDEDVAEPPSGDNSTEAQETAEVRSEIEQVQEPEAEPQSQDQDVDAGEEAQADRLSLLEAECNE from the coding sequence GGACCAAGACGATCATCAGCAAACTGAGAACGAGATGGAGAATGATGACTGTCAAATCGCGCGGCTACGTGAGCAGGTCTCACAGCTGAAATACGACAATGATTGGCTACGCGAGAACAACGTGAGACTGCAAGAGCAACTTGACCAGTCAACCCAAGAAGCTAACGAGAATGAAGCagacttcgaagaagaagaagctaacGAGGATGAAGCATAtttcgaagacgaagaagctaACCAGGATGAAGCATAtttcgaagacgaagattaTCCTCAAGTATCCACTATCACTCGTGTCAGGAAAAGATTCTGCAAGATCTTTACACGACTGATTACTGGCCCAGTGAGATACTGGCAAGCCAAAAGGCAGGCGAAGCGATGGAATGCTGACCTTGGCGAAGAGGTACAATACGACGACAATGACGGTCCAGAGGATGATCGGTGGAAGCCAGCTCCAGAGCGCGAGCCCGAGCCTGACCATATGATATGCGATAAGTGTATAAGTTGGAATGCTCTCTGGGAACAGAGGCAGAAGTACCCGCAATGGGATCCGGTACAGTCTAGTCTGGATGAGTTCTGGAAAAGCCCTGCCCAGTACATCTACATCAGCTGGGAAGACCAGTATACTGCTTTGCACAAAGCGCACGCCCTTGCCAAGCAGACCTTCTGGTACGCATTTCACGCACATTGGCCCGAACAGGCGCGTGCACAATTCGGAGAGCATTGGGACCAAGTTCGTTTCGGCAGGGACGAGATCGAAAAGTCTGGTCTGTCTTGGGCCGGTCGTCCTGAAAAGACACTCCAGATGTGCAATGCAACACGAGAGATGACAATCGGCAGCATGTACTCGGTCACGTCACTGCGCAACGCAGTTTGTCACCCATCCCAAAGCCTGGCGATGCGTAATCTTGATGCCCTACTTTGCACCGCGGAGAACCTGGCCAGAATCCTCGACGACAAACCCCGAGTCTGCGAGATCCAGAATCTGAGACGTGGTGTCATGATCAAAGCTATTGAAGCGTATGAGATCATCGAAGCTCGAACGACGACACCGTTTCTGAAAGGACCGCCGACCGAGGGAACTAATCTGCAGCTGAGAGCACGCAGGGCATTCGACGCAGTGGAATGCGCTCCTCAAACTGTGCACGATGATCATCCGTACCCCTATCATATTCAACACACGCTGCGTCGAATCTACAATGATGTGTACCACAGTTCACCGCCAGGCGACAAGGACTATCCAGCAGTGCTGCTGCAAGCTGCGAAGTTGTGGAAGGCAAGGGGTTTCGGCAGAGGTGAGGATGATCCAGATTATCAGCAGAGGGTCATCACGTCTCAGTCTTGGGTCCGAGATGATGACCGGCCAGTTGACGAGGACGTCGCTGAGCCGCCATCAGGAGACAACTCGACAGAAGCTCAAGAGACAGCTGAAGTCAGGTCTGAGATCGAGCAAGTCCAAGAGCCGGAAGCTGAACCACAATCGCAGGATCAGGATGTTGACGCTGGTGAAGAGGCCCAGGCGGATCGCCTCTCGCTCCTAGAAGCTGAATGCAATGAGTAG